The stretch of DNA gggaaaTTCATAACACCCACCTCTCCCAGTTGTTAGGAGAATTCGTTAGCATTATGCAGAAAGGCACTAGTACCATGCTAGTGTAGAGGAAAATATCAATAAGCAGTAGGTATTTTTATTAGCAAGAAAAAAGCATCATAGTTTTGACCTAAAAAGCAGGGACCAAGTCTCCACTGTGACATTCTGTGGGGATTTGGAGGCACGTGTTCATGAATTCCAACAGCCTGGCCTGAAGGTCTGAATATCTGAGTTTCTAAATAATGGCAAAACATTACTGATAAACTGGTGTCAGGATTTTAACTACTCATCTGTGAAGGAAACAGGAAATGCCAACTCTTTGTATGACACGGAGACTGGGGTGAGGATTAAGGAGGCAATTGCTTCTTTACAAGTTGTTTCGTAGAACGGTCCTCTGCTAGAAACCTGTTTCAACCATCATCAGGATACCCCTTTAAATATCACTGTCACTTGATGACAGGAAAGTTAGTCCATTCTTACTGTCAGCAGATCCACTTGGGTCACTGCTCTGGGTATCCTGTTGGTTGGGCCACTGATGACAGCTAGTAACAGTGAGCCTGAGCACGCAGAGGCGACATGGCAGCCCTGCTTGGACCAGTCCGTCCTCCCCGGCAGACCTGGTGTGGAACAGTCACATGCATGGGCGTGCATATTTGGGCTCTGGGGGATACTAAGCCCTGTGACTGCGGGTCCCAAATTCTCTGGCAGTATCTCCATCCACATCATTTTCCCTAATAACGGTGGGTTGTTACATATTTCCAGAAACTTGATTTCCTTGTTATACCTTGTTAGATTTCTTAAGCCAGTTcacaaatatgaaagaaaaacatcatTTGTCACCCTCTCTGAGAAAATACAGATCTGAAAGGTATAGGCACCAAGCTCCCAGATAATTGTTTACTGAAAGGGTGGGGTGCTATTTATTTCTCAGATTGAATGACAGAATTGCGCCCGGCAGCTTTGTCTGCAAGCCCGGCTGCTGGTGAGTCAGAAGCATACGCTTGCTGCCCGCCTCTTCTCCAGGAGCTATCGTTTGTGGGGAAAAAGTACACTGTGGGAGGGGTAAGAAGGAGAGGCAACCGTGTAACCACTTAAGCTTCCACGGAGGCTTCTGTTTACGCCGTAGTTCGCCGGGGTCCCTGCTGTGTCCTGGGGTGTATATTCCTTAGGGGAGGAACACTTTCGATAGAACATCACAAAGCGGGAGGCTAGCAAGTGCGCCTGGGTGACAGCTGATAATCTTCTCCCGCACACAATGGCACCCGCCTAAACGCGTGGAGATACACGGGAGAACATTGTGGGCAGGTTtcacaaagagaaaagcagaagggtgggggaggggagaatgcgCCCAAAGGCACGGGGGCTGTTTACCTTCCCACAGATCCACGGTCTGAAAAATGTCAGTGGTCCTGACGCCATAGATCTCCGCAGCTTTTAGGAACTGGGAGATTTGCTCCATCTGCTTAAAAGCCATCTTTGACTCTGAGATCTTGGGAATGGGCTCTTGTCCCGGTGGGTATAAACTGTTTATCAGCTTACACAAGACCtgaagagggaaagggggagacaGAATCAGCGTTTCCCTTTGGATTTACCTGTCCCTAATGCAAAAATGAATCCTGACCCCCACAGGGCAGAGCCCACAGGCTTGGGCATGGGCCAGTCTTGCACCCCAGGAAGGAATGGGTTCTGAGCTGGGTGGCCAGGCTCGCGTACCGAACCCCAAGGACCCAGGCGACTCCATTCTTAGGGCTGCTCCTGACCACAGTAAGTCCAATAGCCCGGgagtcctcttccctccccttttctcctttcctttttctgggTGAGGAAAAGAATGTTTACATAGAGGGAATGATGTGCAGTGATGAGGccatgatttcagacttccacTGGAGGGAAGAGTGGTGGCTCCTGGAGAGGCTGAATGATAGACTCTAATACTATTTCTTCTATCAAAAGGCAGATCCGAATCAGGCTTCAATAACTCCTCCAGTAAGTGCTAATGATGTGTAAAGGAGCTGGACTGGGTGGGTACCCCTAGATATCTACAACCAAAGTGCTGGGCATCACTCAACAGAAGCGTGGGATAGCAGTTATGTAACAGTAAATCACAGCCTGCGGGAAAAGACAGGCTTGTTGGAATCAGCAGAGCCTGTGGTCCCtaaccacccaaacacacacaggaGTATCTCCTTAGAAAAGCAGTTATCAAATAAGGATTCCCTTTCAGTTTCATGAGAATCCATCCATTCAACAGACAGGCATTGAGCATCCCCAAGGAGCATGGCTCCAGGAAGAATGGGAAGGGGGTGagtcctccccctccaccccttcctttGTTTTACTATGTAACCAACCTATCCCCCTGGGGGAAGGAATGCCTGCTCCCCACCAGGGGAGCTGATGCACCAAGAGGGCTGGAGAGATCTCAAGGAAATGCTTATCTCTATTCTCACTGGAAAGAGCAAAAAGGCTTCGAATTTGCCAACTCAGAAGGAACCTGTGACATCTGGGATGGGTGGAGAGTCCTTTAATTGCGCAAGGGAATTGCACAGGGAGCCCAGATCTTCCAACCCTGAAGAGATAAAGGCTTTCCCGTCCCCCTCCAAGTGAGAAAGAGCTTGGCAGCCGCCGCTCCTCTGGGAGCTTCACGTTAAAAGAAGAGACCCTCCTGGAGGGTTTCCCTGCCCACCCACCGCCCCAGCAACCAAGATCGCTGCCGGCCCTTACCGTCCCATCCATTAACCATTTCTGAAAATGGGCCCTGCCGGGGGGCGGGTGCTCTATGTCCTCGGCGCACTGCAGGATGATCCAGTCCACCAGCTTGTTCTCCAGGTCCGCGTCGTACTTCTGCTCGATCTTCTCCTGCACCTCTCGGCTTAAGCCGTAGCTCGGGCCCCTGTTAGCCATCtctggaagagaagagagaggacacGCGCGGCATCCACACAATAGCAGCAGCAGCCCGGGCTCCCTGCAAACGGAGCTGGGATGAGGCTGGGCCGCCTGGCCCAGCAGCAGCAAAACGGGCAGAAAGCCGGGCGTGGTTTAAATCAAGGAGCCAATGGAGCCACTGGGGTTTCACCTACAAACGCGAAAGAAAAGCGCAGCCACGCGCCAGTGACTCTTAGAATAAAGCCCCTGCCGGTCCAGGGGGGCTGGAAGCCCCTTCTCAGTTCCGCCTATCAGTGAGACGAAATGATGCACAAGGACTCACAGTCAAGCCTGAAGCCCCCAGGCAGCAAGGGGGCTGGGTGGTGGTcgtctcttccctcctcccaggagCACTTGGCAAAGGCAGGAGCCCTGAGATGGGAAAGAGCAGGTAATTAACAGGCAGGGAGGAAGGCCCCCTTGACGTTGAGCTGCTGATGCTGCATGGCGCCTGGAAGAATGGTACACTGATTCGATTTTCTCATGGCTGAGGAGGGTCAAACCAGGGCCGTTGCTAAGAGCCGTCCAAAAAGCCAGCCCTCTCGAGTGTCAGTCAAGCCCGCCCGCCTCCCTCCCGCTGAGAGCTGCTTGCACAGCCGCAcagttctttctcctcctctgggGGACAGCCGGTTGTACACAAGGCCGGCGCACAGCTGCCCAGGGGACGGGGCCTGCGGGAGGGTCCCTCCTGTCAGCTGCCCATCTGTCAGGAGCTGCCAAACCACTTTCCCCCTGCCTGGAGGGAACAGTTGTCTGTtggggcgggaggggcggggctgtGAGCTGCAACCCTTAGCTTGTTCAGCTGTCAGACAGATTTCATCCAGAAACTTCCATCCTGGTGGGAAACTGTTGTGCCTCGGTTTGACCTACTCAAGGAATGTAGCGTTTTAACacctttttaaattgaaagacACCGAGagcacattttataaattaaacgGAGCTCCATGTGCTAAGAACGCTTGGAGAGAAAGGCTTTGATAGAGTGTAAAgatttcatctgtttattttaattaaggaCTAGAAAGGCACAACTGACACACTGTCAGTAGCAACTGAGTATTTGGTGTGAGCAAAGAAGACCTTGGGAGAAATCATTAGATCTAAGTTGGCctgaaaattttataaatgctAAAGGGTTTGGTAGTTTGTCTTCCTAGACTATAAGCCGCTTGGGGCTAAAGATTGTCTTGGTGGTGTTGTGTAAGTCTCTGAGTACTTTATATGAGAAACATACCACAAattttgtcctttgcttcattcaacaatttctttttttttttttttttttttttgagcacttaactgtgccaagtactgtgctggagagaaataaaatataaatttttcctCTAGAACAGACTGATCAATTGACCCAGAACATTAGGTAAAACAATTCTAGTACATAAAGATATAGCGATCTTTGTCCCTGTGGGAAATTGATTAGAAGCTATGCAGGAAATGACCACAAACAATGCAAGTATTGAGAAAAATCTGCCAGCTGAGGACTGGACTTGTGAAAATTTAATTACTTAGTAGATATGTGGGTGGTTTGCTTAAGAAAAGACTCAGTGGTCAGTAGTTGAAGGCATAGGAGAgagagttctgtgaaaaacaaatgGTTGTGAGAGAATCCGAACTTTGCGGGGAGAGCAGTAGGTTTAGGAAGAGGCATGAGAAGGGTTGACGGATGCAGGTCCGGATGCCGCATGGAATCGTCAGTTGAAGAAGCGTTGAAGGCAGCAGAGCTGGCTCCAGACACGTGGAGCTCAGGGGAGACTTTAGAGCAGGGAAGTTGTCAGCAGAATTTTGGAAGTCACTCACTTGCATCTTGAGTGGCAGCAGTAAGGTCAGTTCCAATCCGGGACTatggaaactgaagcccaaacaGAAAGCATGTTACTTTCTCTGTGGCTGGAATTGCTCTAAGGAAGATGTTGGTTTGTTatataaaaccagaaacaattCTAAAAGACacacatttgccttttttttttctttcggaCTGTTTTGTACCCAAAGATCTTTTGTACCCAAAGATTTTTTGCCATTGTAACAAAATATGTGGGGTACTTTAAGTGAAAGATTGAAATCATAGTTGTGGAGAGGATACAGTGGCGAAGAGGGGAGCCCAAGCAAGGCATAGAAGGTTTGAAGTGTCCAGAAATCCACAGGAAGTCTTTAAGAAAAACCACTTGGTCTCCTGGGTGGTGACAGCGGAAACTGGCTCAACCtctatttactgagtgcctataaatattataattttttcaacaactttttaaaaggatCTATGTATCTGAGATTAAAATAAGAAGTGAATGAGACATGGCAACATGGTCTAGCGGCAACATGGTCTAGCAGCAACATTAAACTTG from Hippopotamus amphibius kiboko isolate mHipAmp2 chromosome 10, mHipAmp2.hap2, whole genome shotgun sequence encodes:
- the TAGLN3 gene encoding transgelin-3, whose protein sequence is MANRGPSYGLSREVQEKIEQKYDADLENKLVDWIILQCAEDIEHPPPGRAHFQKWLMDGTVLCKLINSLYPPGQEPIPKISESKMAFKQMEQISQFLKAAEIYGVRTTDIFQTVDLWEGKDMAAVQRTLMALGSVAVTKDDGCYRGEPSWFHRKAQQNRRGFSEEQLRQGQNVIGLQMGSNKGASQAGMTGYGMPRQIM